GCCTGGTTCAGTAACTCTTGCCTCAATAACTGCTATGGTAAGAAACAATGAAACTAAAAGATGGTTTGAAGAGGGTAAGATAGAACTCAAATTGGCAGCATAAAATCTAACCGCACAGGTCGAAATTATTTTATGTCGGTTGTAGCAGTAAAAGAAGTAAGCAGAGAATACAAACTTGGTAAGACCAGTGTAAGAGCACTTCAGAAAGTAAGTTTAGAGGTTGAAAAAGGAGAGTTTGTCTCCATTTGTGGCCCTTCAGGAAGTGGAAAGACCACTCTTCTTAATATCATTGGATGTCTGGATAAACCTACTGAAGGCACCGTTGCGATTATAGATCAATCAGTAGAAGGTCTTTCTGATGCCCAACTCTCTGAATTGCGCAATAGAAGGATTGGTTTCATCTTTCAGACATTTAATCTTATACCAGTACTTACTGCTTACGAAAATGTAGAATATCCTCTCTGGATTCTTGGAAAAGGAAACAAAGAAAGACGCAAGATGGTCTTGAAAATGCTTGAAGAAGTAGGTTTGCTTGAGCACAAAAATCATAAACCCGATGAACTATCCGGGGGACAAAGGCAAAGAGTAGCTGTAGCCAGAGCATTGGTAACTATGCCCAGCTTGGTTTTGGCAGATGAACCAACAGCAAATCTGGATTCAGAAACAGGAGAAGCAATTTTAGAATTAATGTGGAAGATAAACAGGGAATTTTCTACTACTTTCATCTTTTCCACCCACGACCCCAAGATTATGAATTACGCTCGGGAAATATA
This region of bacterium genomic DNA includes:
- a CDS encoding ABC transporter ATP-binding protein, yielding MSVVAVKEVSREYKLGKTSVRALQKVSLEVEKGEFVSICGPSGSGKTTLLNIIGCLDKPTEGTVAIIDQSVEGLSDAQLSELRNRRIGFIFQTFNLIPVLTAYENVEYPLWILGKGNKERRKMVLKMLEEVGLLEHKNHKPDELSGGQRQRVAVARALVTMPSLVLADEPTANLDSETGEAILELMWKINREFSTTFIFSTHDPKIMNYAREIYRLRDGRFIKGEAEDK